A region of the Sinorhizobium arboris LMG 14919 genome:
AAACGGGTTCAACCGGAAACCCTCATCGATCCATTCCATGGCTTCTTCGAGCTTGCCGCGCCGCGCGAGCAAGCCGCCCATCTGAACCAACGTGTTTGCATCGTTCGGATTGAGCTGATAAGCACGGCGATAGTGTCGTTCCGCCAGCTCGAATTCCCGGCGGTTGACATGAATGAGCGCAAGCATGCGCTGGCAGCCGCTTTCCCCTCCGTCGAGCGAGACCGCCTTTCGCGCTAGGGCCAGCGCCTGGTCGAGGATATCCGGCGGCGCGTTGGCGTAGCCATTGAGCGCGATGCTTGCCAGGGCCAGGTGGGCGTGCGCCAGAGCGAATTGCGGGTCGCGCTCGACCGCCGCCTCAAACATGCGAAAGGCTTGCCGATTGTCGTCTGCGCCGTAGCTGCGCATATGCACGAGTCCGCGCAGGTAGAATTCGTAAGCCGCAAGGCTGGTCGTCGGCTTGCGCATCGCCTGGTGAAGATCGGCGCTCTCGATCTGCCCCACCAGGGTCGAGACGATCATCCTCGTCACTTCGTCTTGAACCGCGAAAATATCAATCACGTCGCGATCGTAATGCTCCGACCACAGGTGCATTCCGCTGGCTGCTTGAATCAATTGTGCCGTGATGCGTATACGCTCGCCCGAGCGGCGAACGCTGCCCTCGACGAGATAGTTCACGCCCAGCTTCCTGCCGATCTCCTTCAGCCCCGTATTCTTGCCGCGAAAACTGAAGGATGAACTGGCGGCGGTGACGGAAAGCGAGCGAAACCGTGCGAGGCCGCCGATGATATCTTCAGTGATACCATCGCTAAAAAACGTCTGGTCCGGTGAGCTGCAGAGATTCTCGAACGGCAACACGGCGATCGACGTTCGCGCCGATGTCAAAGATGCCGACGGCGCTGCTATTGGCGCATTCCTCCAATGCCAGACGTGAGCGGGCCTGACGATATTCTTGAGCGATATCTCGCCGCCGTCCAGGAAATCGGTCCGGCACTTTCCGCCAAGCTGGCGATGCACGACGTCGGCAATACATATCCCTCCCGGCTCGGCCGATGCCTCCAAGCGCGCGGCGACGTTGACGCCGTCTCCCAGCAAATCGTCTCCCTCGATGACAACATCGGCGAGATTGATGCCGATCCGGAGAACAATTCGTTCGTCAGACGGCAGCTCTTCCTGATCATGCGCCAATTTTTCTTGCAGAGATATCGCGCACTCCACAGCGTCGACTGCGGAGTTGAACACGACCAACGCTCCATCTCCCATGAGCTTCAAGATCCGGCCGCCGCGTGCGTCGATGTTTGGAGAGAATATGGAGACCTTTAGTCGCTTTATTGCGTCAAGGGTACGCGCCTCGTCGGCCTCCATCAGGCGCGAATAGCCAACGACGTCCGTTGCCATAATGACAGCAACTCGCCGTTCGATGCGCCCCTTCGTCATCCCGCTCTCCATACCTAAGCACGAAATTTTAGCTTCTATTAATGGAACGGGGAAGGCGCCCGGAAGACACTGGCCACCTTGTCGCGGGTTCGAAAAACATATTGCTCTAAGCGCCAGCGTCTGCTTACGGGCAGCACTGGACATCGCCGCCGACATCAGCGAGCGCCAGCTTTGGGTGGATTGCTGCCCTCCCCGCTGAACGCTGACATGACAGGATTGCGCCCGACTGCGGACATTCTGCCTTCGGCCGCTCACCGATAAATCAGAAAAACTTCAGAACGATATCGGTACGGGCTCCTTTCGCGGACGCAGAATGCACTCCAGCTCAGACGAAGAGCGTTGAGGCTATATCAACATGACGCTGACCCTCACCCCTGAACTGGTGGCCAAGGCCCATCGCCACATCATCGATCCAGGACCGCGTCCAGGAACGGCCTATCTGGAAGACGAGG
Encoded here:
- a CDS encoding tetratricopeptide repeat protein, which translates into the protein MSAAMSSAARKQTLALRAICFSNPRQGGQCLPGAFPVPLIEAKISCLGMESGMTKGRIERRVAVIMATDVVGYSRLMEADEARTLDAIKRLKVSIFSPNIDARGGRILKLMGDGALVVFNSAVDAVECAISLQEKLAHDQEELPSDERIVLRIGINLADVVIEGDDLLGDGVNVAARLEASAEPGGICIADVVHRQLGGKCRTDFLDGGEISLKNIVRPAHVWHWRNAPIAAPSASLTSARTSIAVLPFENLCSSPDQTFFSDGITEDIIGGLARFRSLSVTAASSSFSFRGKNTGLKEIGRKLGVNYLVEGSVRRSGERIRITAQLIQAASGMHLWSEHYDRDVIDIFAVQDEVTRMIVSTLVGQIESADLHQAMRKPTTSLAAYEFYLRGLVHMRSYGADDNRQAFRMFEAAVERDPQFALAHAHLALASIALNGYANAPPDILDQALALARKAVSLDGGESGCQRMLALIHVNRREFELAERHYRRAYQLNPNDANTLVQMGGLLARRGKLEEAMEWIDEGFRLNPFPPPWYSAALGNALYILGRYEEAAAALKELPNPGPFTCARLVACYAQIGDTRATEAARAQLLKVCPNFSTEDFISRGLLLERPEQLELFRQGLLKAGLPK